The proteins below come from a single Salvelinus alpinus chromosome 18, SLU_Salpinus.1, whole genome shotgun sequence genomic window:
- the LOC139544129 gene encoding E3 ubiquitin-protein ligase MARCHF5-like, with protein sequence MACVEEPPEKHCWVCFATEREDSVAEWVSPCRCKGCTKWIHQACLQRWLDEKQKGNSGGAVSCPQCGTEYRIFFPKMGPLVYFLQQMNSALSRASPFTAAGVVLGTVYWSAVTYGAVTVMQVVGHKKGLDVMERADPLFLLMGLPTIPVMLVLGKMIRWEDYILRLWQRHSSKLQLLLPGIGRPLPRVPADGGNGGDHLSVSRTLCGALIFPSVASLVGRLIFSRVPSSLQRTVLGGIAFVVMKGVLKMYFKQQQYLIQANRHILNYPERGRDGETEGRSEGGEDDTEDSGNE encoded by the exons ATGGCCTGTGTGGAGGAGCCCCCTGAGAa GCACTGCTGGGTGTGTTttgcgacagagagagaggacagcgtGGCAGAGTGGGTGAGCCCCTGTAGATGTAAGGGCTGTACCAAGTGGATCCACCAGGCCTGTCTGCAGCGTTGGCTCGATGAGAAGCAGAAAGGAAACAGTGGAGGAGCCGTCAGCTGCCCTCAGTGTGGCACAGAGTACCGCATTTTCTTTCCCAAAATGg GGCCATTGGTATACTTCCTCCAGCAGATGAACAGTGCTCTGTCACGGGCCAGTCCATTCACTGCTGCCGGTGTGGTGCTGGGGACAGTCTATTGGTCAGCTGTCACCTATGGAGCTGTGACTGTCATGCAG gTGGTGGGCCATAAGAAGGGCTTGGATGTGATGGAGAGAGCAGATCCTCTGTTCCTCCTGATGGGTCTACCTACCATCCCTGTGATGCTTGTCCTGGGCAAGATGATCCGCTGGGAGGACTACATACTGAGGCTGTGGCAGAGACACTCCTCTAAACTACAGCTGCTATTGCCAG gTATAGGTCGTCCGTTGCCCCGTGTGCCAGCTGATGGGGGTAATGGAGGGGACCACCTGTCAGTGTCTCGTACTCTGTGTGGAGCTCTCATCTTCCCCTCTGTAGCCAGCCTGGTGGGACGACTGATCTTCAGCAGGGTACCCTCATCTCTGCAACGCACCGTTCTG GGTGGTATAGCATTTGTGGTGATGAAGGGAGTGTTGAAGATGTATTTCAAACAGCAGCAGTACCTCATTCAGGCCAACCGCCACATCCTCAACTaccctgagagagggagggacggagagacggagggacGGAGCGAGGGAGGAGAAGACGACACAGAGGACAGCGGAAATGAGTGA